The nucleotide sequence TGCTAGGGTTCTTATCAGGCAGAGACACATCAGGTATGTATATTGCTTTCATCCTGACATTGGTGTTAATCTGATTTTTAATGGTAGAGATCCTCTCCATTGTTCAAGTAATGGAGGGCTCCTGTACTATGGTTTTGTCTGTTTAATTAAAATACTCAAGTCAAATGTCACAGATTTTGGAAATGtgtaattttatatcatttttacaCCTAAAACTATAATTGTTAGTTAGTGTGAATCAAATGTAGagaatatctatttttttgttactctGAGTGGATCCTCGTttatatttttcactttttgtATGCCTATTGGTCccctaatttttaattttttttatttatttatctagtCATAATGAAATATGTTTGGGAATGGATGATAAtgtcatttttggtttcacAGGGTTGGGAGGCAGGTTGTGAACATCCCATCATTCATGGTGAGGGTTGATTCACAGAAGCACATTGACTTTTCACTCACAAGTCCTTTTGGTGGTGGTCTTCCCGGTCGCGTGAAGCGAAAGAACCTTAAGGCTGCAGCCAAGAAGGCTTCtggtggtgatggtgatgaGGAGGATgaagattaaatttaaattatgattttcttttgctTAGATCCTTGCTCTAGCCTCTTGATATCTGTCCTAGACTTTAGATTTTCTATCATGCATATGACTTTTACCATTTTCCTATCCTTGTTTATTGTGCGAGTAAATCTTTGCTCGAGAGATGTTCTTTTTGAGCTTTTCTTTTCCAAGTATAGAGTTTTGCTCCAATACATTTGATGATCTTTATGATAATTGAACCTTTTACTTAATGGAGTTTGTATGAGTATATTATTTAGCAGTTTGATTTTGCATATTTTGATGGGGTGTGCCTGTGTATCGAACCAACCAAAACTTCAATTCAACTATGCTTCATATGGTGTAGCCTCTGCCTTTTGAGAACTTGTAATTCTGAAACTTGTATTGAAGACCTTTTTATTGTTCATACAAGTTAGTTGAATGATATAGTTTGTGATTTGTACACCACTTGACATTTTAAACACAAATGAAGCAATTAGTCATAGCAACACCTTGTTGAATTGACTTCACTTTTCAAGATTGCAACATTTCAATTGAGGTTAATTTTGAATTACTTGTTGCTGTATTCTTTTCATCCTCCTGATAAAAACAACTGTTTGTGTGTTGTTATTtgcactcttttttttattctattttcctGGGACTGTTGGTAGAATATTCAAATGCAGCTCAAGATTTGCCTCCTTAATTAGAATAAATTGTAGTTCAAAAAAATCTATGGTATATGTTAATTTTCTGTCTAGTAGTTGCAACGTggaaaatcacactttttaaatCCACCGTTTTTTTACCAAGAAAATGTATTAGCCCTCTTTATTCATAGTTTCACGCATAGTTTGAGTAAGCTGATTATGCTACTCACCCTGTTCATCAAATTGATGAGTAAGCACTTGAAATTGTTGCGATTTTATGTGCAACTACTACTGGCTTTAAATCTTGGTTTGCTTCTAGAGTTTCCATTTTCCACATGCTATCTATTATACACTCATTTAGATCAATGttgtaaaaaatatagaataGAGTTTGTAAATACTTATTTTGTTAACGTGAAATCCACTTGTAGATTTGTATGAatttaccttcttttttttttttttttcaaacaacttAATGATCAGATTTACACACTTTAAGTGTGGAGATATGGGGAAAGATGAAAGATACAAAAAAGATGACTTATGCTTAAATTAAGGACGTCTTTTTACgttatttgttttcattttttgtggGGAAACCGAGGTTCCCAACCTTTCTAAATAATGTCATTGGTAGCTACTAATGAGATACACTTGCGGGAGTAATTTACCTCATCTGAGTTTATCGAGTTCACTACAAGTTTTGTGTAAGTTTATTCAAGTTTAGCTGAgtaaaatcaatttcatttttatttttaatatatttgaatttacaaGAATTTACAAGCGAATCAACTTGAAATTgataccaaaattcatgatgaGTTATTTCACAATTTTAACAAAGGCTTATGCCATTAGAATATATGATACATTACATACAATAAAACAAAGGATTATGCTATCCATACCCCTTTCTCCAAAATACAACAGAGGATTTGTACATGCATATTCTACACATTTGTCTCACAACTGACAACATATGCATATTCTACACATATTGGTGTTTTTCAAATGATATATTCATTTATTAATATTACAAATCTATTTAATATCATTCTTGCCTAATTTATCTTGTAACATTCCACTTGATTCTTTCTTCTCCCGCCCAAACTTGatatttgatgaattatcaGAACAACAATATGTCATTAATTAGCAAGGTTcacattttattcaaaaaaaattaattagcaAGGTTCACATCTAAAGtctaaatcaatttaaaattttgaaatttacttattttataattaatataagaTGTTGTATTAGTGGTAGGTGGTGTAACACCTTCACCTATCCCAACTTTAGATATAAAATGGAAGGAAAGTGCTTAATTTGTATTGAGTTGGAAAATGCACATAAATATGAAATTCACGTTAAAAAATGGATTAAAAGAATATATGATACATTAAGTACAATAATACAAACTCTTATGTCATCCATACCCCTCTCTCCAAATTACAACAAAAGATGAATGCACTATACAAATCAACTCCTAATAACACAATTAAAATTATCCTATTTAAATAACTTGTGACAACCTTGTGTGAAATCATCCACTTTTCCATTTAAATAACTCtcataaaatatttaacaaattaaagCTTAAGGAGAGTTGAGTTATTCATGTTGTTTGAACTAAAGGTCGAACAAGTTTAAGAAATTAAAGGATCCGGTTCAAACAATAGAGAAGGAGAAACATAATTAAAGTTTGAGCTATCACCAACACTTAATTAATACCGTTAACCTTGAAAGATAATATTCAATAAAGTACACACAAAAGAAGAAGGCTTCTATTTTAGGGGCACATAATACAAGTCATATATATAACTACTAATAATTGATTTGACGAGAGTGATGGATGAGCAAGACAAATCAAGACTTTGAAATTGAATTGATCAACTTGTTGCTAAAATCCCAAAGTTTTCTTCCTAATAGTCCATTTGACGCAAAAGCACTTGGTTGAAACTCATTACAATCCAAAAAGTACTTCCCAGTTACTCCTTTCAAGCTTGGATGAAGAGCAACATAGCATGTTGTTGCAGCTCCCTGcaattttcaaattaacaaaaattaaaacaacaaatattGTTAAGTAACTTGATTAGaatcaagattttaaataaCATAAGCGTCGTGGTAACATCTGCAAAAACTTTCATTGtgtgcatttatttatttaaaataaaacattgtaGAATAAGgaggaattaaaataaataccTGTGGGACATTCTTCCATATGTAAAATGTGAACATCTTCAAGAAGTCTGTTTGAAATTGCATTATTGTGTTAGACTCagacatataataataataataaataaggaaaATAATATCTAACTGTATTTCTTTGTTTGAACTGTTGTTAATAATTTGTACGGTTTTGAGAATAATTGACGACATACTCATAAGTAAAGAAGAGTGTCTCATAAGAGGAGTCATTATTACTCCTGGGTGTACTGAGTTGGCTGTGATATTGACACCTTCTTCCTGTCAAAAAATCAAACGTTGTTATTTAATGCACAAATTTGGTTACCTCCAAAAAAGTTTCTTATGAACAAATAAAGAAGTTCATTGAactatattgtcaaaaaaaaaaaaacagaacgtAAGAAAAAGCATACGTGTGTAGTGTGGTAGttgaaattgaatgaattcCTTTTAAATACGTGCCCATGGCCCCAAAACATAATACTAGTAGGCATAACAACTAATTATGATTATTACTAATATCTCTCaccaacatttatttattacaatAGTTTACATTGATATAATTTGTATGCaccaaagtattttttttttttaacagtgtCAATCAATTGTAAGTGTTTAATAAATTGTTAGATATATTTGACATTCATCGTATCCAACTTACAAATGAAAATTTATgatcattttcaaattattctCAATTTacattatgattattttatgtttttgagtACTAAGAACACATATATTCTCTAACACAATGTTTTTATATGTTCTCTTTTGGTGGTTAAAATTTTAGAAACGAGTATTATAAATTCTTGTGTATgccatataaatatataatgagACCTATATGTAGTATTTTGatagtattattatttgtgtCACATGAAAAAGATTACCTTCAAGCGACGAGAAAGCTCATTTGCGTGTAGTATGTTAGCTAACTTGGACTGTCCATAAGCCTTCTTGTCAGAGTAACTGAAAAATTTATGGAAATAttgggaaatttttttattgtaaaaggtaGTAGTCATTGGAATTAAAGTGTAACAATTAATTAACATGCATACCCAATTTGATCATTGATATTATCCAATCGAATGCCTTCTTCATAAGTGTAGGTATGAGCAATTGATGAAAGATTTATGATTCTGCCCTCAATTCCAGTGGCTTTTGCggtttgtttcattttctcaaGTAGAAGGTTTGTCAAAAGGAAATGACCtgaaaaaattacacaaaatttGTGTCACAAATGGCAACCaaataaattatgatattatggATCGTTTTTGAAACACTCCATACCAAGATGATTTGTTGCAAACTGCATCTCAATTCCATCTTGTGTCAGTTGGAAGGGGCAGAACATAACTCCAGCATTGTTTCTGAAAATCAAAAGCCAATTATGTCGCTATTTGGAATACACTAGCGTATCAACTCCGTGGTAAGAATTTGACACAGTTTTAATAATCACCTTTAGTATTAGTTAATTGATAAAACActgttaaaatgaaaagaagaggATGATCAACATACATTAAGATGTTGAGAGGAAGATCGAGAGCGAGGAAGTTTTCAACAAACGATCTAACAGACTTCACTGAACAAAGGTCGAGCTTCATTATGTCAACTCGAGCAGACTCGTTGTCTTGTAGTATAATTTGTTTAGCTTCCTTTGCAGACTCCATGTTTCTTGCGGCGATGATGACATGCACCTTTCGGAGAGCCAAGACTCGTGCTGTCTCCAAGCCTATACCACTTGCTCCTCCtgcatttaatttgtttagtatTGTAGAATGAATTTAGATGATAAAACTAATCATGGCGTGTATACAAACACCACTAATTAAAACATGATTTGTTTAATCCTCAATATTCAAACACATTGAACTCGACTATTCTAAGTCGAGTTTGCGATACATGTAGGGAGATTCATGCTTATTTGATTAATGGATCGGATCCCTCATAAATTTTTGACAGAATATATAGTTAGATGGTTGACAGAATATATATGGACAAATGACAAAGTCAAATATTCAGAATCACAAAAACAGAAACcgacaaaacaaacaaaagaggAAAAAGAAGGACAAGAAGtcacaaacataaacataaacataaacgtATTAAAACTCATATATTCTAGGTGTCAGAAATGAAATATATCACATCATTTTCATGTTCAAACAaggtgaattaaaaaaaaaacctgtgATAATTGCAGTGAGGTTGCTTGCATCAATTCCTTGAGTAACTTGTTCAGCTGTTGTAGAGGATCCAAATCCACTTGGTCCAGCCATGCCCGTAACCAACGAGAAAATACCCACCATTTTGATTCTGAAGagaataatcaaataaatctcTCTTGATTGAAAGCTCTaagctattattattttttccttgatgtgtatatatatatatatatatatacaaatgaAGATAACGTGTGGGATGAATAAAATATGATTGAgataagaagaaagaagaattaATGAGGAAGGTATAGTATGAGGCTAGGAAGGAAATTAGGATTAGTTTGGGAAGAGGGAAGAAAAGCATGAATGAATAGTTTGGGAAATAGCAGGTACTCCATCACCTTTATATTTGGGACATAACATAAGATTGGGTGTATTAAATTCTCACCGGTGAAATGTTGTTTAATAACCTCAACGACCAATCTACTTActactaaactaaactaaactagtAGTACCACGAACCTTGTTGTTTGTTGCAAGTAGAGAGATCAATGGAATGGGATGGACACCACGTGAATCAACTTAATATTTTACGTTTCTCAATGAACCTGTGATGTGACAATCGCAGTTTTAGCACCTCACTGTGTCTTTACAGTAGTTTATATAAATACTTCATCGCTCATTAATTGTAAAATTGCTGTATCTTAATAGTAGTTTATATAAATACTCCATAACaaagttttttctagattacacGGTATTTACCTCTattgatatcaaccaatcaaaaggtaacttttaatacctttaatttttatttaattatagacatgattacattagagctcatttatcttatttatttgtaacactttggtgctttatctttattttttttcgtttagactttttatctcttataaaagcacatatacattctttttctcatattttttttaaaaaaatacataattttattttttaaaatatatttttattaaaaatgaaaaaaatccagaaatatgatgaagatgttcatcatcttcatcatcttcattgaatcaaaaaaattctacacaaatatcatgaattaatgttatattcacttcaaatcttttaaacacaaaaatcaaaaccttgtAGAGatagagatttagtttcatcgcaaaaaaaaaaaagattgtcacaccgtatattattattattttctaactcaatattcaaacccgacataaaaataacccggcataaaaaaaataaaaaaaattgaggtgaatataacattaattcacgatatttgaagatatattttattataattttttatttatttaaagatgatgaacatcttcatcatatttctggattttttttttcatttttaataaaagaatgagaaaaaagatgtatatgtgcttctaAGAGAGATAAATGACCTaaacgggaaaaaataaagataaaagaccaaaatgttacaaataaataagataaatggcCCATAATATAAtcttgccttaattatatttaggtgtttaatcttaatgaatttacactacatgactggcttagaacaattaaaatttcatatcaaatttctttcatctgaatgtccttaaatttattagttatattcataaaatttcttcttcccattctgattgttcaattttgtcgttttcaactgccgcattttttaattttcgtgagaatcgtcgtTGTTCGTTTGATTCCAAATATCATGAGAATTGTCATTATTTCTAGTACCACGTCAGGTATGgtgaattgttttttctttttgatttgatttttcttggttgtgaggtagttaattgtaacaattgagtaagtcaTCTGTTGTATAttgagggctgctagcaggtgttgccgctgtgatgttATGGGAGTctgctagcatttttttggttgctgctgaaatggttatgtgatgaggcttttgttcttttgtttgaaCTTAAAGGCTTTGGCTGATAGTGAGGCAGGTTATGCGTGTTATcatattttattaggttggctgcttaaataaaaaaataagtcatgATACCTAACGCAGTTCTAGAAgaatgaaaaaagaaacaagaattaaTCAATAtgaaagaataaagaagaagaaaatcgaatgaaggagatgtttttgttctcacgttcggggttctggaatggaagaaattttatgaatgtaagtgatgaatttaaggacatccagatgaaagaaatttgatgtaaaattttatttgttataagtcttgtggtgtaaattaattaagattgaacaccttaatataaaaaaaaatcatttgttgtttcaaaaaaaaattaaataaaaattaaaagtattaaaagttaccttatgattaagattaactctccttcaaaaacaaaagattaagattaactctttttatttttagaaaaaatctactcatttatttgacatttaatgttacttatgtatattacattttgattggttgatatcatgacagggtaattaccctctaaacaagagagggtaaccTAGACCTCACCCCATAacaaatgttaacttgtgcctcaatttaaattatgtcaatttattttttagagattgaaaaattaatattttgtaataaatatttaccATTTAGCCTGTACCCTAAAGACGCAAGTTGGTATGACTCATTACTCATACTTCATCGGTCATTAATTGTAAaatcttattaatttttttcttagatATAAAAGCTCATTGAGACGTCTATGTGTACCTTTTTATCGTGTTTATGCATATTAATTAAGACCaacaatttttatgaaaatttgattttgattataattatttatggGTATagagtttttgtatttttatgttgtgacaaattataccttttttttttaatggaataacaaactatatttatcttcttttctttaaaaaaaaaaaattaaacttattttttttcaataacattaacaatataacaaatataatataacaacatcaacaaaattacattcttaaaagtaaatttatttaatactcCCTATgagtagggttgggaataggccacgCCGGCCTACAGGGCCCtacggcctggcctgtttataGATAGGCCTAGGTttaggctttttagaaagccTATTTAGTTAAATAGGCAAAGTTTAGGCTTCAAAAAAAGACcgttaagcctaataggccggcctattaatacttatttattaaaaaatatttttttatattaaaataattgcatatattaaaaatataaacatctttttctctatctattagtcccttaatagactttgttgttatagacttttatgtaggctttaatctagttgaaatttacttgGTAGTGAAATaagcttttaagtaggctttaagacatgtttaacctatttagtaggccaaatgaactatttgatggccttaatgtgaagtaggcctgtaagtaggctttcaggccagtccagacttttaaataggccagaccaggcctagaaaaacggcctatgataggccataggccaAGCTCAGGCTTGTGATtttatttcgtaggccaggctcagacctatcaaagcctggcctggcctattctcATCCCTACCTATGAGTGTTcttttagccaattgcacacatattaaggaatgaaataatgTTGTCCAAAGATATGATACTTTTACTAAAATAGTCTCGCTAGTTATTGGTGCATTTGTCATCATTATAAATTAAAGCACAAAATGATACTTTAGAAGTTGTGtggataataataattaagggtactattgaaaaaaagtaat is from Medicago truncatula cultivar Jemalong A17 chromosome 1, MtrunA17r5.0-ANR, whole genome shotgun sequence and encodes:
- the LOC25484127 gene encoding short-chain dehydrogenase TIC 32 B, chloroplastic, with the protein product MVGIFSLVTGMAGPSGFGSSTTAEQVTQGIDASNLTAIITGGASGIGLETARVLALRKVHVIIAARNMESAKEAKQIILQDNESARVDIMKLDLCSVKSVRSFVENFLALDLPLNILINNAGVMFCPFQLTQDGIEMQFATNHLGHFLLTNLLLEKMKQTAKATGIEGRIINLSSIAHTYTYEEGIRLDNINDQIGYSDKKAYGQSKLANILHANELSRRLKEEGVNITANSVHPGVIMTPLMRHSSLLMNFLKMFTFYIWKNVPQGAATTCYVALHPSLKGVTGKYFLDCNEFQPSAFASNGLLGRKLWDFSNKLINSISKS